The nucleotide sequence GACAATATAATCCAGATGGGCTTCATTGACGTCCCCTTTCATTTCTTCCAGATGGTAGAATCCTTCCCGGCCTTCGGTATGTTCCGGCGTCTCCTGTTCCGGCAGCATTCCCTGGATTTCACAGGCAATAGCAGCGGCATTTACCATAATATTTTTTGCAGAACCGGGATGAACGTTCACACCTTTTACCGCAAAATGAGCAGAAACCGCGTTAAAGTTTTCATATGCCACTTCACCTTCATAATCCCCGTCCACCGTATAAGCGTAATCTGCTTTAAAATAATCCAGATTAAACAAATCAGCTCCGGCCCCCACTTCCTCATCAGGAGTAAAGCCAATCCAGACGTCTCCATGGGGAATATTTTCTGTTATAATTTCTTCCACAGAAGTCATAATTGCTGCGATTCCGGCTTTATCATCTGCTCCCAGCAGGGTTGTCCCGTCTGTGGTAATCAGGGTTCTGCCCTTCAGAGAAGCCAGATGAGGAAAATCGCTGACTCTGATTACATCTCCGGTCGCCGGCAGCACCACATCTTTCCCGTCATAATCGGGAATTATCCGGGGTTTTACATCTTTTCCTGAAAAAGAAACTGCCGTATCCATATGGGCAATAAACCCCATGGCTTTCTTATGCTCAAACCCTTCCGTTGCCGGAAGCAGTCCGTACACATAACAGTGCTCGTCTCTGATTACCTTTTCAAGACCAAGGCCTTTTAATTCTGCCGCCAGTTCATCTGCCAGCAGAAACTGCCTGTCCGTGCTGGGAATCACGTCCTTTCCGTCTTCCGACGTGGTCCAGAAGGATACATATTTTAAAAATCTGTCTGTTATATTCATATTTCCTCCAATCTGAATCACAAAACAGTAACATAGTCTTTCCTATAAGAAAACAAAATGGGCAGCCCTCTTCAACTCCCCGACCCGCTCAGTCTTGAGGAGATTCCACATTTTGCCGCGCGCGAGCGGATTGCGCAGCAATAAACTTCTTCTCCCCGAGCTGCGCATCCCATCCGGAGGGTTTTCTCTTATAGGAAATCTATATACTTTAGTACTTCGCAGTAACATAGTCTTTCCTATAAGAGAACAAACCTGCAGATATCTTCCGGCCGCTCTGCCAGATAAACGGCCCCGGCCTGCTCCAGTTCTTCTCTGCTTCCATAGCCATACAGAACCCCAATGGTGTCTATCCCAAACCTGGCCGCTCCCAGGACGTCATGCTCCCGGTCTCCTACCATGACTGCCTGCTTATAATCCGAAATTCCGCAGGATTCCAGCGCATATGCAATCACTTCATCCTTCCTGGTTCTGGTTCCGTCCATATTTGCTCCCGCCACAAAGGAAAAATACTCTGCCAGATGGAAACGTTCCAGAATCTGATTTGCAAACAGCTCCGGCTTGGCAGTGGCCACCACCAGGTTTTTCCCGGAATTTTTCAGTTTTTTCAGGGTATCTTCCAGTCCGTCATAGACTTTATTTTCAAAAATTCCTGTTTTACTGTAATGCTCCCGATAATATTTTACCGCTTCTCCGGCTTTTTCTTCCGGAAACTCATAAAACAATTCGAAGGACTCCTGCAGAGGCGGCCCGATAAATTTGTACAATTCCGTCCTGTCTGATACCTCGATTCCATATTTTTTCAAAGCATACATAACAGAATTGGTAATTCCCACCCCTGGGTCTGTTAAAGTACCGTCCAAATCAAACAACACTGTCTGATACATTGTTTTCCTCCCTGTTTTCTCTCTGGTTTACTGTTCTTATACTTATTTTTTAATTTCTGTTACCTTTACAGGGTTATCGCCTTCCAGATAAGTAATCTGAATGGTATCTCCTTCTTTGTATTTTATAATATCAAGCAAATCAGTATTGGACAAATCCACATCAAATATTTCTTCTTTTCTCTCCAGAGCCAGATAAATATGTGTGGTTCCTTCTATATTTACCGGCATCAGATTTACAATTTTCCCGGATGTGGATTTTCCTTCCGCACTGGTTCCTGCAGTAATTCCATTCGTCTTAAGCAGCTGATTATAGGCTTTTTCACATTCCTTAATGGAATCTCCCGTTGCCACCCACTGATATTTCTGGATATTCACCATGGCATACATTTTCACCAGACCCGCATCATCCTTTAAAGCCATAAAATAAGTAGGCTCTCCGGAAATATTCAAAAGCAGCGGGAACGTAGCCTGATAACCCAGGTTCTGTACCTGTCCCTGTGCAGAAGACATGGCTGACTTCTCTGTTGCTCCTTCAATTTTGTAAAAACGTGTTTCCATGGTACGCTGGTTCATCAGCACAAATCCCACGTTGGACTGGTCTCCGCTGACACTGGTTACACCGGAATATACCCATACATCATCTTCCAGTGCAATATAATTATATCCGTCGGTGGTTTCCAGACAATCCTTCTGTCCCAGCACACTGTTAAAAAATCCATGTTTCAGAGTTCCGTTATAATCGTAAAGTTCCATCAGGAGCTCTGCCTGAAAGACTTTATCCACCCATTGAGGAACATCTTTAACATTATAATCGGTACATTCTCCAGTAATGGCATTGCAGAGAACCACATTTCCAATGGTTTCCCCGCCAAAAAGCCCGATATTGAATTTTTTCACAGGACAAATCCAGAAAGGAGTTCCTTCATCGTCTATTTCAAAGAAAATCTGCTCTCCGAAAATATAAGTGGGATATCGGAACCGCAGATGGCGGTAGATATTCCGGTTAAAATATTCTGATTTGGAATATTTGATTCCCTCGCTTAATTTCACACACTCCGTATCCTGAGTTGCCATGTCAATTTTAATGTAAGCGGGAATTCCCTCTTTCTGATTGGTAAACCATTTCACAGGGCTGGCATAAACCAGCGGCGATACGCGGACAGGCTTATTATTTACATTAATCTGACTGTAATCATTGGAAACCTCAAACTGCGACACCATATCCACCATACTGCCCATTTTCCGGTCACCCAGAAGGGCTGCGGAATCTTTATCCAGAATGGGAATGGTGTTGTAATCCACCTGACTGATATCTTCCGCAAAATCCCGTTCTTCCACAGTCATCAGCTTCTGATATTTCTTCGCATTGATAATCGGAGAGGAAAGAAAAGCACCCACTGCCAGAATAATCAGAAGTACCCCTGTAATAAGAAAACCAATCTTTGCTATCCCGGTAGACTTAATATCCACCAGAACAATTCCTTTTCCGATTTTAACTTTGTTATTGTCCTTCCAGGCTTTTCTGGCAGACAGCAGAAGCGTTATCACAACTGTTCCGCCAATGATAAACCACCAGGTTCCTACAGAATGAATGTTAAATGCGGGAATTGTAATATAGTAATACAAAAAAGCTGCGATTAACAGCACAACTACAATCAGCACATTTTTTGTTGCTTTTTTCATATATTTTCTCCTTATATTGTGTTGGGGCGGTTCCGGACTGTCTGCTTCCTGTTTTCTTCCGTATAAAGTTCTGAACCGCCCGACTGTATTATCTGATTAGTACAATTTTACCCTTTTCCTGTTCTTATGTCAAGATTAGGAAATCTTAAAAAATAATTAAAAAAGTTCTTGCATTTCTAAATTTTTTATTATATAATATATTTCGTGTTAAAGATATGGATATGCGCTTCTAGCTCAGTTGGAAGAGCACCTGACTCTTAATCAGGGTGTCCAGGGTTCGAGCCCCTGGAGGCGCACTGAAAGCACTGTTTTTGATGACTGTGAGCATCGGGGACGGTGTTTTTTTTGTGGCTTTTTCAGGTAAACGGGTAATCTATATAAGGATAAAATATGTTTGGCGCGAAATCCGGCGCGAAGTGGTCGCGAATTCGTCGCGGATATATAAATAGTATGCCTTATCAAATCTTTACAATTCAATAAATATTAATAGCACAAAAGCAGGGAAATCCCTGCCTGCTCTTTTTAAATCTTTTTTGTTTTTTCTGGTTCATGCTTCTTTGATACATCACATAATTTCATTACATCTTTAATAACCTGTAAAATTATCTGTTTTTCTTCTCTGGTTCTGTCATTTATCTGCGCAATAATCTGCAGAGATAAAGAATCTTCTTCCTGAACAGAAGATACAGAATCTGAAAAAAATTCACTCAGACTAATATTTAACTGGTTACATATCTGCTCTATTACTTTTACGGTTGGGTTCTTTAAATTTCTTTCCAGTAAGCCCAGATAGGTTGTTGTAATATTTGCACGTAATGCAAGTTTTTCCTGGCTTAATCCGCTGTTTATCCGCAGTTCATGAATTCTCTTACCTATATTAAAATTAGTTTTCATATCCATAATTATAGTTTATATTGTTGACAATTATTATACAAACTGATATAGTTATTTATATATAAAGTAACTATAATTACTATCAGGAGGAACACAATATGATTGTGGTGTTATCAACAGTAATTGCATGTGTATTAACGGCTTTATTAGCCTGTTTTCTTTATCCTGTAGCAGGATTATTTTGGTTTCTTGGAAAAGTGGGCGATATAGTCGGTATTATTGGTAATTGGATTTTTACCCATGCAAATGCGGCGATAAAACATTTATGGGCTGACCTCAGGAATTCGTCCAAAGGCACATCCGATAATGGAAATAATAATGAAAAGCCCGATGCACCTGAAAAATTTCTCTAAACCATTACATTTATCAAACCTTAAGAACAGGATTTTATTTAGAAGGGAGATTTTAAGATGAACTGGATTTGCAAAAATTGTGGCAGGACTATGACAACAAATTCACCGTCTGCAAAGCCTACGGGAGGAACCTGCAAAAAAGATAAAAATGGAAAAATAAAGCCCCATAACTGGGTGAAGAAATAAGAGATTCAAATATATATCATTATTATGAAGGTTATCTTCAAAGCAAAAGGAACAGGTTCATACAATCTGTTCTTTTTTTCGCGCAAATTTCAGGGAAAGGAGGAAAAAACAAAGTGAAAGCCATAAAAATCTATACAAAAAGCCAGCTTATACTTTTACGGAATATCAACCCATTTTTAAGGCGGTACAGATTACAAAAAAAAGTATTAAAGAGAATAGATTACATACTGGAAGAAGAACATCTTGGAAAACAGGGATTTTTACTCATATTGCTGGCTCCTGTAAAAGATGACATCCGCGAGATTGAGGACGGTGCAAACGTATACCCATTGAAACTCGAATTTACTGCAGACCTTGAATGTATAAAAGTCAGAAACATAGAATCTGGAAAAATCAAAAGTAAAGAATGGTTTTTAGTAAAACTTTATATTCCAAAGACTGACAGCTATATTTATGCCATCTATTCTATCCTGCAGAAATATTTAAAATGAATTTTCCTGTATTTTAACCATCCAAAAAGGAGAACCGTTTATGGAAAAAGCCAAACAGAATGCAGCACCTGAAAAAGAAATGCAAACAGTTTCAGAAAAAGAAACGCAAACAGTATTACCGAAAAAAATAAAGCAAACAATACTATTGGAAAAAACAGGAATATTCAGTAAATCTTTAAACAGAAGATACGAATATACCATAACATGTAAAGGAGTGGATACCAAAAAAATCCTTGTAATCTGCACAAACCCTGCTTCATCCAATCTTCTGGCAGTTGATACAACAACAAACTACCTGATGAACAACCTCTTTGCCATGGGATACAGCACCATTACTTTATGTAACCTGTTTGCAGAAATTACAAATAAGCTAAAACCTGCAAAAGCAGAAGATAATGCAGATAACATGGAATATTTAAAAGAAATCTTAAAAAGGGATTTTGATGAAATCCTGTTAGGTTTCGGCAATGGATTTACAGGTAATAAAAGAGTCAAAGCTGAAAAAGAAACGCTTTATAAAATATTGAAACCATATGCTAAAAAATTAGTGGAGTTAGTAGATACAGACGGAACTTATAAAAACCTGAAAACCATACATCCGCTATTTGCCGGACAAAGATTTTCAGGGAAATGGATGATAAGAAAATTTAATTTCCCAAAATTGTAAGGAGGAGAAATTTATGGATTACTTTATAGGAATCTGTATCGGGATTGTAGTGATTAATGTAGTGTATCTAAATGTAGTTATCTGGGAAGGAGTGTGAGAATTTATGGTATCAGGAGAAATTATTGCAGGAATCACATTAGTCGTAAGTATTCTGAAAATTGTTGTGCAGCATAGAGGAAAGAAAGGACGCTGAATAAAAATGTACAAAATAATCCCAAACAAAACCTCCCTGCTGCAATTTGAAAATGAAACAAAAAATACCTTATTCTTATGGAAGAACCGCCCTGCAGTCGATAACATTAAAACCATGGCAGAACAGTTAGACATTTA is from Lachnospiraceae bacterium JLR.KK002 and encodes:
- the pepT gene encoding peptidase T, with translation MNITDRFLKYVSFWTTSEDGKDVIPSTDRQFLLADELAAELKGLGLEKVIRDEHCYVYGLLPATEGFEHKKAMGFIAHMDTAVSFSGKDVKPRIIPDYDGKDVVLPATGDVIRVSDFPHLASLKGRTLITTDGTTLLGADDKAGIAAIMTSVEEIITENIPHGDVWIGFTPDEEVGAGADLFNLDYFKADYAYTVDGDYEGEVAYENFNAVSAHFAVKGVNVHPGSAKNIMVNAAAIACEIQGMLPEQETPEHTEGREGFYHLEEMKGDVNEAHLDYIVRDHDSDLFEKRQQTLRNIEKKINETYGAGTVSLSLKEGYRNMLEVMEKNFFVVEKAKEAIAAVGMEPVSLPIRGGTDGGRLSFMGLPCPNLGTGGYAFHGPKEHVTVEGMETVVKVIKGIVERPVEKDR
- a CDS encoding HAD family hydrolase gives rise to the protein MYQTVLFDLDGTLTDPGVGITNSVMYALKKYGIEVSDRTELYKFIGPPLQESFELFYEFPEEKAGEAVKYYREHYSKTGIFENKVYDGLEDTLKKLKNSGKNLVVATAKPELFANQILERFHLAEYFSFVAGANMDGTRTRKDEVIAYALESCGISDYKQAVMVGDREHDVLGAARFGIDTIGVLYGYGSREELEQAGAVYLAERPEDICRFVLL
- a CDS encoding CvpA family protein, with product MKKATKNVLIVVVLLIAAFLYYYITIPAFNIHSVGTWWFIIGGTVVITLLLSARKAWKDNNKVKIGKGIVLVDIKSTGIAKIGFLITGVLLIILAVGAFLSSPIINAKKYQKLMTVEERDFAEDISQVDYNTIPILDKDSAALLGDRKMGSMVDMVSQFEVSNDYSQINVNNKPVRVSPLVYASPVKWFTNQKEGIPAYIKIDMATQDTECVKLSEGIKYSKSEYFNRNIYRHLRFRYPTYIFGEQIFFEIDDEGTPFWICPVKKFNIGLFGGETIGNVVLCNAITGECTDYNVKDVPQWVDKVFQAELLMELYDYNGTLKHGFFNSVLGQKDCLETTDGYNYIALEDDVWVYSGVTSVSGDQSNVGFVLMNQRTMETRFYKIEGATEKSAMSSAQGQVQNLGYQATFPLLLNISGEPTYFMALKDDAGLVKMYAMVNIQKYQWVATGDSIKECEKAYNQLLKTNGITAGTSAEGKSTSGKIVNLMPVNIEGTTHIYLALERKEEIFDVDLSNTDLLDIIKYKEGDTIQITYLEGDNPVKVTEIKK
- a CDS encoding helix-turn-helix transcriptional regulator, whose protein sequence is MDMKTNFNIGKRIHELRINSGLSQEKLALRANITTTYLGLLERNLKNPTVKVIEQICNQLNISLSEFFSDSVSSVQEEDSLSLQIIAQINDRTREEKQIILQVIKDVMKLCDVSKKHEPEKTKKI
- a CDS encoding DUF1643 domain-containing protein, encoding MEKAKQNAAPEKEMQTVSEKETQTVLPKKIKQTILLEKTGIFSKSLNRRYEYTITCKGVDTKKILVICTNPASSNLLAVDTTTNYLMNNLFAMGYSTITLCNLFAEITNKLKPAKAEDNADNMEYLKEILKRDFDEILLGFGNGFTGNKRVKAEKETLYKILKPYAKKLVELVDTDGTYKNLKTIHPLFAGQRFSGKWMIRKFNFPKL